A genomic stretch from Deinococcus ruber includes:
- the dxr gene encoding 1-deoxy-D-xylulose-5-phosphate reductoisomerase, which translates to MRLTVLGSTGSIGTQTLDVARERGYTVVALAAGRNLDTLEAQVREFRPSMVSVDERCLQDARARLPGIKVIADVNEIAVMPAEVTVNAMSGLIGLAPTRAALHAGRNVALATKEAMVTAGPLIWEAAAGGGRIVPIDSEHTGVYQCLVGERVQDVAELILTASGGPFRSGPPDLSSVTPQQALKHPNWSMGPKVTIDSATLLNKGLEVLECASLYGVPLSQVRVSVHPQSIVHALIRFRDGSLKANLGPTDMRLAIAYAIDAAPTGMQRPGEPGLVPRGPEVAGHLSWPLLGTLEFGEPDLTRFPALALAYRAGEMGGVAPTALNAADEVAVAAFLEGRIGFPGIAALIEQLLDETPTAALSWDTLAQTDDWARRRSQELVTHSHHAGAPL; encoded by the coding sequence ATGCGCCTCACTGTCCTCGGCTCCACCGGCTCTATCGGCACCCAGACCCTCGACGTGGCCCGCGAACGCGGCTACACGGTGGTGGCGCTGGCAGCGGGGCGCAATCTGGACACGCTGGAAGCCCAGGTACGCGAGTTCCGGCCCAGCATGGTCAGCGTGGATGAACGCTGCCTGCAGGACGCCCGCGCCCGCCTGCCCGGCATCAAGGTCATTGCTGATGTAAACGAAATCGCGGTGATGCCCGCCGAAGTGACGGTGAACGCCATGAGCGGCCTGATCGGGCTGGCTCCCACCCGCGCCGCGCTGCATGCCGGAAGAAATGTGGCGCTGGCGACCAAGGAGGCGATGGTCACGGCTGGCCCGCTGATCTGGGAAGCGGCGGCGGGCGGCGGGCGCATCGTGCCGATTGATTCCGAGCACACCGGGGTCTATCAGTGTCTGGTGGGCGAGCGCGTGCAGGACGTGGCCGAACTGATCCTGACCGCATCGGGCGGCCCCTTCCGCAGCGGCCCACCCGATCTGAGCAGCGTCACGCCGCAGCAGGCGCTGAAGCACCCGAACTGGAGCATGGGGCCGAAAGTGACCATCGACAGCGCCACGCTGCTGAACAAGGGGCTGGAGGTGCTGGAATGCGCCAGCCTGTACGGAGTGCCGCTGTCGCAGGTGCGGGTGAGCGTGCATCCGCAGAGCATCGTGCACGCCCTGATTCGCTTCCGCGACGGCTCGTTGAAGGCCAATCTCGGCCCCACCGATATGCGTCTGGCGATTGCCTACGCCATCGACGCCGCGCCCACCGGCATGCAGCGGCCCGGCGAACCCGGCCTGGTGCCGCGTGGCCCGGAGGTGGCCGGGCATCTGAGCTGGCCGCTGCTGGGCACGCTGGAATTTGGCGAACCCGATCTGACGCGCTTTCCCGCCCTGGCGCTGGCTTACCGTGCAGGCGAGATGGGCGGCGTGGCCCCCACCGCCCTCAACGCCGCCGATGAAGTCGCGGTGGCGGCGTTTCTGGAAGGGCGCATCGGCTTCCCCGGCATCGCCGCCCTGATCGAACAGCTTCTGGATGAAACCCCCACCGCCGCCCTGAGCTGGGACAC
- a CDS encoding FMN-binding negative transcriptional regulator: protein MYIPAINRVTDPDELRQFMEAYSFATLVTAPEGVPFATHLPLLIQQDGDTLYLRSHLARANPQWQHFGERDVLVMFQGPHTLVHSNWYASAPNVPTWNYAAVHAYGQARVVEGDETRAIAYGLVQRHTPDMHAIPADFERRMLAGVVTFEVRVTRLEGKFKLSQNKNVADRAEVRAHLHASSDAQAQDVAALMEARETGR, encoded by the coding sequence ATGTATATCCCGGCGATCAACCGCGTGACAGACCCAGACGAGTTGCGGCAATTTATGGAGGCGTACAGTTTTGCCACCCTCGTGACGGCCCCGGAGGGCGTGCCGTTTGCCACGCACCTGCCGCTGCTGATTCAGCAGGACGGCGACACGCTGTATCTGCGCTCACATCTGGCCCGCGCCAATCCTCAGTGGCAGCACTTCGGTGAACGCGACGTTCTGGTGATGTTCCAGGGGCCGCACACGCTGGTTCATTCCAACTGGTACGCCTCTGCCCCCAACGTGCCCACCTGGAATTACGCGGCGGTGCATGCCTACGGACAGGCGCGGGTGGTCGAAGGCGACGAAACACGCGCCATCGCTTACGGGCTGGTGCAGCGCCACACGCCCGACATGCACGCCATTCCCGCCGATTTCGAGCGCCGGATGCTGGCGGGCGTGGTCACGTTCGAGGTGCGGGTCACGCGGCTGGAGGGCAAATTCAAACTGAGCCAGAACAAGAACGTGGCTGACCGGGCGGAAGTCAGGGCGCATCTGCACGCCAGCAGCGACGCCCAGGCGCAGGACGTGGCCGCACTGATGGAGGCGCGGGAAACCGGACGCTGA